TTGCGCTGACCTGGTCATCTCTTCTCTGGCGTGCGCTTTCAATCTGTTTAAGAAATTTTATACCTGCCGGGCTGTTTACCTTAACAATGGGAATGCTTCTCTGCCGTGACATTACAATCTCCTGTTTGGTTACGGAATGTGAATCTATTAAGATACTTTTCACACCTGTTTTGGGCAAGAAGGATTCGAAATGCGGAACAAAAGAATCGGACTGTTTCAAAACGATGTATTAACGGGTCAGATAGTTTTGAAGCTCTGAAGCCTTCGCTCTGATAATCCCAAACACCCAGTTTTCCAGATTAAGGATTGGTATTTAGAAGTAAAGAAAGACTTAAAAACGGTATAATTGAATCGGTGGAAAGAGCAGAATCAATTGTGAAATTGTAAAAGAACTGAAATGGACAGAAGATATTGAGTTTTTTGTAAGATGTGTCCGGGTTGACAATAAAGAGGCGGGTTTTACCCCTGAAATCCGGGTGATAAGTTGAAGCTGGGAGCTTGTGTATCATTATTTTTTTCCTTCCGGTTACAAACTGAAAATCAGCTCTGTGGCATTCTTATCCTAAGAGCAAGCCAATGCCGGGTCAGGATAGACCAAACCCACTGTAACCTTTTCGCTTCGTAGGGACCCGGGGTGGTCTGGGGGAAAATGTGGTGCATTTACGTTTTGCTTTGGGGTTGCATAACAGATATAGTCGCTGTACATGTTTTCTTTCCATTTCTCCATGGACAGAGCTTATTTTTCATAATTAAAACCCCTCAATCCAAAAATCACCGGAAGAGATATGTTCCGGCATAATTGTAAGGAGTTATCCATGGCCAGGAAAAGCGCCTCATCCAGTGCAGATACAGAAAACAAAAATAAAAACAGTGTTATAGAACAGGCAGTAAGTCAGATAGAGAAGATGCATGGCAAGGGTTCCATAATGCGTCTTGGGACTCAAAGCCTTGAGACAAATATCCCTGTCATCTCTACCGGTTCAATTTCGCTTGACACCGCTTTGGGGGTGGGAGGTTTTCCCAAAGGGAGGATAATCGAAATTTACGGCCCTGAATCATCGGGTAAAACCACCGTTGCACTTCAGGCCATTGCAAATGCCCAGAAAAAAGGTGGTATTGCGGTACTCGTTGATGCGGAGTACGCCTTTGATGCAACATATGCCAGAAATCTTGGAGTGGACATAGACAATCTGCTGGTTTCTCAGCCAGATACCGGAGAGCAGGCTCTTGAGATTGTTGACACTCTCGTTCGCAGTGGTGCTATAGATATAATTGTAATAGACAGTGTGGCTGCGTTGGTTCCCGCAGCAGAGATCGAAGGGGAGATGGGTGACAGCCATATGGGGCTTCAGGCGCGTCTTATGTCTCAGGCTCTGCGAAAACTCACCGCCTTGAGTTCCAAGTCAAAAACCTGTCTGATTTTTATCAACCAGCTGCGTATGAAAATTGGCGTGATGTTTGGGAACCCTGAAACCACCACCGGTGGTAATGCTCTGAAATTTTACTCATCTGTCCGTATAGACATCCGGCGCATTGCAGCAATCAAGGATGGTGACAGTGTGGTTGGAAACCGCACCCGGGCAAAAGTGGTGAAAAACAAAGTGGCACCACCGTTTAAAGAAGCAGAGTTTGATATTCTCTACGGAAAAGGGATCTCTGTTGAAGGGGACATTCTTGACCTTGGCGTTGAACTGGGAGTCGTTGATAAAAGTGGAGCATGGTTCTCCTACGAGGGTGAGAGATTGGGTCAGGGAAGAGAAAAAGCCAGAGAGTTCCTTAAGGAGAACAAGGATATACTCAAAAACATAGAAACCAAAGTACGAGACATATGTCAGGCTAAAAGATCATCAATGGCACCGGTGCCTGAAGAAGTCTCGGAGCTGACTGAATAGATTTTTTCTGGAACCTTATGTCTCTGACCCGTGCGGGCCAGGGGCTTTGCAGCACTTAAGAAGCGATGCTTCTTTCCGTTTATTATCTGTCACATTTTCCCGGGCCGTATTCATAACTATGAAATCTTCAAAACAAATACGCAGTGAATTTATAGAATTTTTCACCCAGCGAGAACACCTCTTTGTCCCAAGTGCACCTGTAATACCTCAGGATGATCCCACCCTGCTTTTTACCAACGCGGGTATGAATCAGTTCAAGTCCATTTTTCTCGGCGACAATCCGAGAAAACTAAAAAGAGCTGCCAACTCCCAGAAATGTATGAGGGTTTCAGGAAAACATAACGATTTGGAAGAAGTGGGACGGGATCACTATCACCATACTTTTTTCGAAATGCTTGGGAACTGGTCCTTTGGTGATTACTATAAGAAAGAGGCAATTGTATGGGCATGGAAACTCCTGACAGAGGTGTGGAAACTCCCAAAGGATCGGTTGTTTGTCACTATACATGAAAGTGACAGCGAAGCTGAAGAGATCTGGAAAAATGAAACAGATATCGCGCATAGCAGGGTGATGCGGTTTGGGGATGAGAGCAATTTCTGGGAAATGGGAGAAACCGGACCGTGTGGCCCATGTTCAGAAATCCATTTCGATACAGGAGACGAAACCAGCAGGGATAAAACATTCAGTGATCCGGTTTTGGGGGTGAATGGGCAAAATGACAGATACCGGGAGTTGTGGAATCTGGTTTTCATTCAGTACAATCGCCAGAAAGATGGTTCGCTAACCTCTTTGCCTCTGAAGCATGTGGATACCGGGATGGGGTTTGAGCGTATAGTGTCGGTTATTCAGGGCGTAGAGTCAAACTATGATACAGATCTGTTTATGCCCATAATAAACAAGCTGGAGTCAATGAGCGGTAAAAAATATGATTGTGGTCCGGGTGGAACACCTTTCAGGGTTATTGCAGATCACATCCGCTCACTTGTTTTCGCTGTAACTGACGGAGCGTTTCCTTCAAATGAAGGCAGGGGGTATGTGCTGAGAAGATTATTGCGGCGCGCCTATCGCTTTGGACGGGAACTGGGCCTTAAAGAACCCTTTCTTCATAAACTCGTGCCAACAGTTATAAATGTTATGGGAGAGGCTTATGAAGAGATCTCCCAGCGCAGCTCATACCTTGAGGAGGTTATTTTCTCCGAAGAGCAGCGCTTTGATGCCACTCTGGAACAGGGCTTGGAAAAATTTAATCAGATGGTTGAAAACACCACAAAAAAGAAAGAACGCACCCTCTCAGGCAAAGATGTCTTTGCTCTTTATGACACGTACGGGTTCCCCATGGATCTTACCCGCCTGATGGCGTCCGAAAAAGGTTTGTCCATCGATGAAGCCGCTTATACAAAGCTTATGGATAAGCAGAAAGAACGGGCACGGGAAGCGCGCAAGGGAGATGAAAGTGGCCTTACTCCTGAAGGCTGGACCGAACTGAAGCCTGCAACCGGAACCGAGTTTATAGGATACAATCAGTACCAGAGTGATATAAATGTTTGCAGATATAAGAGGGTGGAGGATGAGGAGGGGAAACCTTCTTATCTTCTCATAATGGATAAAACACCGTTTTATGCAGAATCCGGAGGTCAGGTTGGCGATAAAGGCTTACTGCGGACCGCTGAAGAAAAGGAACTCAGTGTCACCGACACCTTTAAGTGGAATGAACTTGTAATTCACAAGGCTGTTGCCCCATCTCCCCTTTCTCAGGATGAGTTTTCAAAGCCGTTTCATGCTCAGATCGATGCCGAGATACGGGCATCGCTCAGACGCAATCATACTGCCACACATCTGCTTCAGTCTGCGCTGCGTCAAGTTTTAGGTGACCATGTTCAGCAGTCCGGATCCCGTGTGGATCATAAAGGGCTGCGGTTTGATTTTACTCATTTCAAAGCTCTCGGCAGCGAAGAGATAAAGGCTATAGAGCATCTGGTCAATAACTGGATAATGATGGATCTGCCGGTTACAACAGAAATCAGGAGTGTTGAAGAGGCAAAAGCAGAGGGGGCTATCGCACTTTTTGGAGAAAAGTATGGGGATAAAGTGAGAGTGGTAACAATAGATCCGCTCTCAAAAGAACTCTGCGGAGGAACCCATGTTCCATCGACTGGTCAGATAGGACTGTTTCATCTGGTAAATGAAGAGAGTGTATCTGCGGGTATAAGGCGTTTGAGTGCGATTACCGGTTCTGAGAGCGTCAGTTACCTTCTGAAAAAGGAATCTCTCTTTTCTGAATTATCATCACTTCTCAAAACAGGTGAAAACCGGGTTGTGGACAGGGTCAAAAACCTGCAGGATACCGTTAAGCAGCTGGAATCCAAAATTAAATCCCTCATGGCGGCTCAGGCATCCCGGTCTGCAGAAGAATTGTTCAGAGAAACGGAGAAAAGCAGTGAGGGATACTCTTTTGCAGTGAGAAATCTCGGTGAGATGGATAAAGATTCCTTCTCAAGATACTCAGATGCCATTTCAGATTATATAAAGGAGCGTAGTCTCGCTGACAGGGTGATTGTGATAGCTGCAAAAGTGGAAGGCCGCGCCATGTTGGCCGCTGCAGCGGGTAAGGATGCGGTATCAAAGGGCGTTCATTGTGGCGAGCTGGTAAAGGCTGCTGCAAAATTTACTCAGGGCGGTGGTGGAGGTAATCCAGTCAGGGCTCAGGCTGGTGGAAAAAATCCTGCAGGTATAGCAGATGCACTTGAGCAGGCAGAGAAAATCTTATCCAAAAAGGGATGAATATGAAAATTGGTTCTTTCCTTCAGTCGGTTCTTGGAAAGTGTTCAGAGAACAAGCGTATGTACTGGGTTTTGCTTGATCCGGATGATTTCACCATAGAAGAGGCCAAAGAGGTCTCCAGTGAGGCGCAGAGAAACGGTGTCGATGCGATTCTTGTGGGGGGAAGTCTTCTTCATTCAAACCACTTTGACCTCTTCATACAAACACTTAAACAGTCGGTGAACATTCCGGTGGTCATTTTTCCGGGAGATTCTGCACAGCTTTCTTCTCATGCCGATGCCCTTCTTTATCTTTCCCTGATCTCAGGGCGAAATCCGGTAAATCTGATCGGTGAACATGTTAAGGCTGCGCCCCTTATAAGACAAACCAAACTGGAGCCTGTAGCCACTGCGTATATGCTGGTTGAGAGCGGGGCTGTGAGTTCTGTGGAGTTTATGAGCAACACCCGTCCCCTGCCAAGAACAAAACCAACCATAGCTGCTGCTCATGCACTTGCAGCTCAGTATATGGGAATGAAAGTTGTGTATCTTGAAGCGGGAAGTGGTGCTCCGATGCCTGTTCCTTCTGATATGGTCAAAGCTGTTCGCTCCTATGTGGATATTCCCATAATCGTGGGAGGTGGTATCAGAGATGCTGCTACTGCAAGGGAAAAGCTGGAAGCGGGGGCGGATATAATCGTAACCGGCAATATCATTCAACAGAAGAATGGTATCTCTGTGATGCAGGAGATTGCTTCGATGGTGAAATCTTTTAAATAAGCTCTGCATATTAAAGCTGTTAAAGGTCTGATGGTTCCAAATTTGCTGTAACTTTATTCTAATATCTCCCCGTGCTTAAAATTATAATCGGCGGCAGTTTAACCGTAATATTTATAAAGCTAATATTTTCAGAGGGCAGAGTTATGAATACTACTATAATGATTACGGATTCAACCGGAGCTCTTGAGAGAGAGATAGTTTCTCAGATCATTAACACTGGCAACTGTGTCAGAATCGCCGCAAAACATGTGCTCGAGGCAGAAAAATTTGCTGAGGAGTGCCCTGTTGTTCACCTCGACTTCAATAACCCCGACACCTATGGTAAAGCGCTGGAAAATGTAGACTCGATTTTTCTGGGTTTACCCATGAACCAACCCCAACAGCATGAAATTATCCTGCCCTTTATAGAAATCGCAAAACAGCGGGGTGTGAAGCATATAGTGGGAATGGGTACAGTGGGGGAAAGTGATGATTCGCCTTTGATGATTGCCGAAAGGTGTATGCAGAATTGTGGCCTGAATTACACTATTATCCGCCCAAACATCTCGATGCAGAGTCTAAAGGACATGATTGGCGAAGGTGTGCGGAGGGATTCTGCGATCTACCTGCCGGGTAACGGGGCAAAAATATCCCTTGTCGACTCAAGAGACATTGCCGAAGCAGTGGCAAAAATTCTCCTAAACGGAAAACACTCAGATAAAATCTACGTGTTTACGGGCGCAGCTGCCCTCAGTGCCAGTGAGATAGCTTCCATATTGTCAGAGGTAACAGAACGTGAGATTGTGTATAAACCAGTTTCACATAATCAGGAATGGCAAATGCTTCTTGACAGAGGGTGGGATGAGGTGAATATCGAACTAAGCATCGGTCTGTATGAAATCGCACGTCATGGATGGTGTGAAAAAGTAACCCCCGATCTCAGAGATGTACTTGGCAGGGAACCTGTCTCATTTAAAAAATTCGCAAGAGATTTCAAAAATGACTGGTTCTGATTGTGAGAGTTGTGTTAAGACAAATCTCTTTTCAGAGGTATCCCTATACTTGCGGTACAACCCGGTGATTCAATATTGTTGCTGAGATAGAGATGCCCCTTGTGAGTTTCAATTATATGACGGGCTATACCCAGACCCAGCCCGGTACCCGATTTCCTGGTTGTGAAGAATGGCTCGAAAGCCCTGCTTTTTATCTCCTCCGTTACTCCTACACCCTGGTCAATTACATAAAGATGAACCATCTTTTCATCTTTTTCCACGATTAAAGAAATTTCCTCGCCATAATGACTGTGTAAACTGGAGTTTTCAAACAGATTGACCAACACCTGCTGAATCCTGATATAATCCCCATGTATCATGAGTTCAGCACCATCTGATCTGTTAATAAAATTCACCGAAGATGAACCGGCAGTTGGGGCCTTGTTCCAAAAATCAACTGTGGCAGCGCACAGGAAAACAAGATCAATTTCAATATGGTTTGCCTGATTCTCCGGCTTGCCCAATTCTATGAGGTCTTTCATGAGCCGGTTGATCCGGTCAACCTGAGTATTTATATACGTCTGATATTGTTCAAGAATTTCGGTTTTTTCAATATCCTGAAAAAGAGCTTCCAGTAAAGCGGTTATGGCATTGAGAGGGTTTCTGATTTCGTGGGCAAAACCCGATACAAGCGGTGCAAGCACTTTTATCTCCTGTTCATTGGGTCGGAGATGCTCCATTTTACATTTCAGGTTGTCTTTAAGGAGCTCTAATTCTTCGAGCAGTTTATATTGATTATAGAGTACTTTGTCTATAGATTCGGGGGATGAGTTTTTATCCATTTTTTTTATATTTGATAAGGTGTTAAGGGTTTAAATTGCTAAATATAAATAACCTTGCTTCTTTGTGTAAACAAAATGACATAATATTTTACAACAGTCATTGGGATTTGGTTTTTTGGAAAAAAAATTCTATCACAACCAGACTACAAGTCCCTCAAATCAAAGCAGGAAAACATGGGTTTACAACACATTTTCTGCTTCTTCAGTATCGGGGAGTAATTCTTTTTTTCTAATTTTGCCGTTGTTTGATTTTGGCAGGAAATTTCTGATTTCGATTTGACCAGGTACCCTTGATCGTTCAAGTCTCTCTGAGCAGAATTTTTTCAGTTCATCCGGGGAGATTTCCCTGCCTTTTTCAAACACTACAAACGCCTTTATGCCGTTTCCAAGGATTTTATCGGGCACACCCACAACTGCAGCTTCCGTTACACCCGGACATTCGTAAATTACATCCTCAATTTCTTTTGGGCTTACTCTCTCTCCTCCACTTTTAATCACATCATCTTTTCTGGAAATGAAATAGAGAAATCCCTCCTGATCCATTTTAAACAGATCCCGGCTATAAAGGATCATCTCCTGAGGATATATACCCGGTTTAAGCACCTGGGCTGTTTCTTTAGGCTTGTTCCAATACCCTTTCATCACATGGGCCCCTCTGATAACCAGTTCACCGGGCACGCCCGCTTTTTCAATCTTCTTGCCCTGATCATCCACAAGCCACACTTCGGTGTTTGGCATTGCCTTACCTACAGAGAGGGGACGTCTTCCTATTTCCTCGGGAGGGAGATAGGAAACTCTTTTGCATTCTGTTAAGCCGTACATTGAAAAGACTGACGCTCTCGGGAAATATTTCGAAAGGCCTGAGATATGAGAGGGCGCAAGAGCCTGACCCGTGTTGGTTATGTAACGAACAGAAGAAAGATTGTAGGAGCTTAGATTATTCATTCCCAAAATGAGGGATGCCATAGCGGGCACAATCGGCAATCCAGTAATTTTTTCCTTAATAATAGTTTCTATTGCCTTAAATGGATATACGAAAGATTTTTCAAGTACGACTGTGCCACCAAAACTGACTGCCATAAGGACCTGATAGAGACCGTAGTCAAAAGAGAGGGGGAGGTAGTTCAGAATAACATCTTCCGGTGTGTTTTGTAAATAGCGTGTGATTGATTTAACCGCGGTAACCATGTTGAGATGGGTAAGCATAACGCCTTTAGGCTCACCTGTAGAACCGGAAGTGTAGGTAAGTGAAGCAAGGTCTATATCTATGGAGGTGTTGTGGGGTTGCCCCTGTTTGCTTTGGGGGGCAACCACATGATCAAAAGGTAAAATCTCTGTGTTTTCGGTTTCTGAAAAAAAAGTGTCCGTTTCTTGGCTCACTTCTGGCTGTAAAGTTTTGTAATCGGTGATGATTATTCTTAAGAGGTTTTCGCCAGGGTTGATACCTTTTTCTGAATAGTTCCCGGCGAGTGATTTATCGGTCACTAAAAACAAGATATTGCAATCGTTAAGAATGTAGTTGACTTTTTTGCTCTTGGCCTGGGGGTTTATAACGACAAAAACCCCGGAAGCCTTAAGGGTGCCGAAAATAGAGATCACTGCTTCAAGTGAGTTTTCCAAATATATACCTACCCTGTCCTGCTTTTGTAATCCTGCGGCTATAAGGTAGTGAGCAAAGTTGTTTGCCATATTGTTGAGCTGGTGATAATTCACTTTTCTGCCATTGTGTACGATGGCTGTTTTGTTGGGGTATAGGTTTGCACTCGCGTTCAGAAAATCAGAAAGTAACATGCTCATCTCCTCATAGGCTGATTTTTCGGGCTAAACCCATTCAAAAGCTAATTCAATGCCAAAGGCAGGCAGAAAAAAACTGATAATCTGTTCTGGAGAAACTGGTGTTGTGGTGCTGTCCACCGGGCAGCTTACAAATGTCATAGAAACAAACGGTCTGTTTTACAAAGGGGGCCGGAACTAAAATTCTCTGCGACAGCAGAAGATCATTTCCCGCCTGAACAGCAAAGAGTAGAATTCTATAAACGATGTGGAGCTGTTAAATAGTAAGCGCTTGTATTTTTGGTGTGCTTGTGGGTAATAGATGGTTCTGATCTCTTGGTGTTAAGTACGGGTATATTTTTCTATCTGCTCAGGTAATGTGCAAGAAGAAAAAGTACCGGCATCGCCAATCCTGCATGTAATAAAAGATCTCTGAGGAACAGGTTTTTGGATTTCATTTTCATGTAGTCGGCAGTGCGTTTGATGGTTATTATCAGATCTTCAATTTTGTAGGGAATATCCACAATCTCATAGATGCCGTCATCTATGTAGGAGTAGGCGGTTACTTCCCTGGTGCCGTTGGAGAAAATCAGGACTCCGGGGGTACGGTGAGCCATTTTGAAAAACTGTATAAGCCTGTGGGGATATCGGGGCAGCAGATCAGCTTCAATAAGAAAAAGCGAATGACGATGAGTCATAAATAGCCGCATTGCATCGATTCTGCTTGTCGCAATATCTACATTATACCCAAGTTCAGGAAGCAGGGCGTTTAGAGTGTAGCGCAAAGATAAGTCTTTAGCTACAATTATACAGCGGGGCTTTGATACATTTCTTGAGTTCATGCGTTTTTCTTCCGTACTTGCCTGAATTGTTTACTTGGTGCTAATTGTTCTGGTATCACCGTGGTAAAATTTCTTTTTGTTTTGAAGAGAGATGTGCTGCATTTCACGGATAAGCTCTTTAAGAGTTTTGTTTCTCTCTTTCTTTTTAAGGGAGCCGTTTTTATAGATCTCAAGCATCGCAAGTTTTGAATTGGTTTCTGCGGTTACCAGAAACACCGGTCCTTTGACATTATAGGCCAGAAGTTCTGCCTTGGCAAGATCGTTTGTGTGATTTTCAGCAGAGCTGCGTATAACTGCCCCGTGAAGATGTTCGCTTATTTTCTGCGGTACATTCTCTGTTATGGGAAAGAAAACCACATCCCCTCTTCTTTCCTTTTCCAGAACATGGGACAGTACACCCTCCTTGTCGATAACTCCAATCACGGAAGGTCTCTTGAATCCGGAATAGCGCGAATTGCTGATTTTGAGGGCTTTTTTAAATCTGCCGCCAAATCCCAGGCGGTTTAAAAGCAGTATAACCGGAACAGCAAGGTAGAGAGTGAACGGAAGGACCGCGTATAGGGGTAAAAACATCAAAAGAACAGCACCACAACAGAGTGTGAGAGCTGTTATCGACAGAATCAGTGCTGACTGAAAGTGATCGAACCCTTTGAACATAAATCTGTGATGCATATGAGAGTTATCTGCTGCTCCCATACTGCGAATCCTGTAGAGAAAGGGTTTCTGCCTGTCCTTGGCTTTATAGTAGCGTCTGACAATTGTAACCAAAACTTCAACAATTGGTACCCCTGCAATTAAGGGCATGATCAGAACCGAGCGTGGACCTGTGACTTCACGGGCAAGATGGAGTGAGATGATTGCAATCATCCCCCCTAAGAAAAGCGACCCTGTATCGCCCATAAATATTTTTGCAGGCGGTTTGTTGAAAAGAAGAAAACCGACTATCGCTCCGGACAAAATAAGGCAAAGGGACATCATTGCAAAATTCCCGCCTATGCCTGCGATCAGAGCAAGGGTAAAAATCGCAATGAGAGAAATACCTCCGGCTAAACCGTCGATTCCATCTATGATATTAAAAGCGTTAATCAGGCCAAGAATCCAGAAAACAGAAATTATCTGGCTTGCCCACAGGGGGATAACAAAAAGGTCCAATACAGATAAAGGTCCGGGGTGTATTCCAAAGAGATACACCGTACCGACAGCCAAAAGAAGTTCAATAGAGATCTTGTGCCGCACTCGAACATCGAAAAAAATGCTGTCATCGAAAAAACCGAATATCCCAATTACCCCCGCAGCGATAAAAAGAGCCCACACTGCTGCAGTGCTGATACCCGTCTCACTTTGAGATAAATGATTCAGGCCAAGCCAGCAAAGTGAGATCAGGATAAAGGAGAGAATTATGGCTATTCCCCCAACCCGGGGAATCGGTTTTGAGTGAACTTTTCTGTGGTCCGGTTTGTCACTGAAAACACCAACCAGAGAGGTTTTCAGCACAATGCGCAAAAGAAAATTCGACAGCAAACAGGAAACTGCAAAATATAGTAGAAATTCTATTGAAGAATATTGGGCGTTCATTAAACCTGCCTATATAAAACATTTTTTGTCTGTTGATAACCGAATATGTAACCATTTGATTTTATAATGAATTCGGTAGTTTGTCCATAACTTCGGTTTAAACTATTTGACTAAATTCCGGAAGAGTGGTATTTAGAGTTGTTTGGGTATCGCTATTCTATCCGGTATTTACTTAACAGTAAATATACTATATTAATTATATATAAGTTATAAATAAATCTATAAACAGCCTTGCTACTTTCAGAATCTACTATTTTCCAATGGGTTATGCAAAATGTTGTTAGTTTTATGAATTGTTATACAAACACAATCTGCCAGTTACAATTTTTGAGAGGGGAATTACTTTGAAAAATCAGCAAACTATAGGAATCGCAAGCTCTGTTTCAGCTCATTGCGGATATGACCCGTTTGATACCCTTTCATATGCTGTAAAAAACAATATCTCCTCAGTGCAGCTCTATCTGGACAGATCCCTGATGCAATCACCCTCTGATATCGACAGATTATCCCAAATTGCAAAAGAATCAAATATCTCACTTGTTTGCCATTCACCGGAATTTCTCAACCGCAAAACCACCAAAGATACCCTTATCGATGGGATGAACCGGCTTCTGAAACACCAGCAACAACGGGCTATGATCGTACACTTCGATTCAGAGGTGGGGTTTGAGGAGATCACTGAAATCGTTAAAGAGCTGAACCACAAAAATATTGTCCCTTATCTGGAAAATTTTTACCCTGCAGGAGATGAATACCGTTTTCTGAGCTCCTTTTCAAGATTTAACTCAGTTTTTGCACTCTCTGCCCAGGAAAAACTGCAGATTGTGCCGGTAATAGATATCCCCCGACTGTTTATCAGCAATATCGTGGAAAACTTTGATCCCCTTCTGCTCACAAAACTACTCTTCACTACACTGTCGGAGCATGAATATGAGCCTGTATTGCACCTTATAGATTTCACCGATTTCAGCCAGAACCGTGACTCCTGGTGTCCGGTGGGGAAGGGCAAGATGCCCTACAGGGAGATCTTCTCATTTCTGAAAAGAGAGGGGATAACGCCCACACTGTCGATTCTTGAGTTTGAGCAAAAAGAGCATGTTTCCGGGAGCATAGAGTGGTTAAAAGAAAATTTTTGATCCTCTGTCTTTAACACCTCGCTTTCCTGCAGAACTGTGAACCATATTCGTCTTCAGCGCGTTCGCAAAGTCCGCTGCAGCAGAAAATGAGGAGGAAACGCTGAAGCTCGGAGGTTGGTATGTTATCAGGCTAAGCTAAACGACACAAATGGTGCATTGGTACTAAAAAAGTGAAACTCACCTGGTAAACTGGCACGTTTTTCTCCGGCGCGGACACCTCTCTACTGCCTCCCCTCAGACAACCAATTTTGGCATATCCATTGCAGTTATCAGTTATGCTCTCATCCTCTCACATTTTTAACAGTTCATTTTCGCTGTGCTCTCTGATCGACACAATTTCTATCGCACACATAAGAAACTGAGGCATAGATGTCTGTGAAAAGTAATATCCAAAAAATTTTCAGGCACCGGGGCACTCAACTATGGCTTGCACCCGTAATAGGTGTGTTTATAGCCGGGGCACTCGCAGCGCTGATGCTTTTTATTGATGCTGTTGCTGACTGGGGTGAAGCTCCGCCCTTTCCTGTCTTCATAGGCGAGGCGAATACCGCCCGGGATCTGCTTGCGGTGATCGCAGCTTCTGTTACCACACTGCTGGCTCTTATTTTCACCATCATAACCGTTGCCATCCAGCTTGCAAGCAGTCAATACTCCCCCCGCACCCTACACATCCTGCTCACAGACAGACCAAGCCACACTACAATAGGGATATTTATTGGTACATTTACCTACACTCTCATCGTTTTGCTCTCACTGAGGACTGTTACTTTTCAGGCGCAGGACAGTGCACAGGTCGCGGGAGTTTCCATGACCGGAGCGTTTGTCATTGCGGTAGTAAGTCTTGGCACATTTGCCATTTACAGCAATCATATTATACACTCTGTTCGGATTACTTCAATCATAAACCGAATCAGCACTCTTACACGACAACAGATTATAAAGTATCACCCCGACCAGTACCATGAAAACAGTGAAAAAAGCGGAGACTGGCAAATGTCATTAACACCGCAGAGAGTAATACTATCCCCTAAACCCGGGGTTTTTACAAACGTAAATATAGATGGGCTGATATCCGCAGCCCAAAAGACAGATTGCATTCTGG
The sequence above is a segment of the Chitinispirillum alkaliphilum genome. Coding sequences within it:
- a CDS encoding Undecaprenyl-phosphate N-acetylglucosaminyl 1-phosphate transferase, producing the protein MNAQYSSIEFLLYFAVSCLLSNFLLRIVLKTSLVGVFSDKPDHRKVHSKPIPRVGGIAIILSFILISLCWLGLNHLSQSETGISTAAVWALFIAAGVIGIFGFFDDSIFFDVRVRHKISIELLLAVGTVYLFGIHPGPLSVLDLFVIPLWASQIISVFWILGLINAFNIIDGIDGLAGGISLIAIFTLALIAGIGGNFAMMSLCLILSGAIVGFLLFNKPPAKIFMGDTGSLFLGGMIAIISLHLAREVTGPRSVLIMPLIAGVPIVEVLVTIVRRYYKAKDRQKPFLYRIRSMGAADNSHMHHRFMFKGFDHFQSALILSITALTLCCGAVLLMFLPLYAVLPFTLYLAVPVILLLNRLGFGGRFKKALKISNSRYSGFKRPSVIGVIDKEGVLSHVLEKERRGDVVFFPITENVPQKISEHLHGAVIRSSAENHTNDLAKAELLAYNVKGPVFLVTAETNSKLAMLEIYKNGSLKKKERNKTLKELIREMQHISLQNKKKFYHGDTRTISTK
- a CDS encoding Long-chain-fatty-acid--CoA ligase, producing the protein MLLSDFLNASANLYPNKTAIVHNGRKVNYHQLNNMANNFAHYLIAAGLQKQDRVGIYLENSLEAVISIFGTLKASGVFVVINPQAKSKKVNYILNDCNILFLVTDKSLAGNYSEKGINPGENLLRIIITDYKTLQPEVSQETDTFFSETENTEILPFDHVVAPQSKQGQPHNTSIDIDLASLTYTSGSTGEPKGVMLTHLNMVTAVKSITRYLQNTPEDVILNYLPLSFDYGLYQVLMAVSFGGTVVLEKSFVYPFKAIETIIKEKITGLPIVPAMASLILGMNNLSSYNLSSVRYITNTGQALAPSHISGLSKYFPRASVFSMYGLTECKRVSYLPPEEIGRRPLSVGKAMPNTEVWLVDDQGKKIEKAGVPGELVIRGAHVMKGYWNKPKETAQVLKPGIYPQEMILYSRDLFKMDQEGFLYFISRKDDVIKSGGERVSPKEIEDVIYECPGVTEAAVVGVPDKILGNGIKAFVVFEKGREISPDELKKFCSERLERSRVPGQIEIRNFLPKSNNGKIRKKELLPDTEEAENVL